The following proteins come from a genomic window of Paenibacillus spongiae:
- a CDS encoding M23 family metallopeptidase, producing the protein MNDQNKPKLKEESPKTAMGGTAVKPSAWRKLLSKKWVAPAAFVAAAAIIVTLMWIYRGTEETPTTAGNDSLEITEGTDEVALETPVDDTLEVASSNETLQWPVVNRSELTVATPFYEATASNEERQAAMVQTGNTFTPHTGLDLTSADEKPFDVVAALSGRVIVVDKHPINGNVIEIKHADGIVTVYQSLSEVQVKVNEEVKQGSLIGKSGRSEIEKEYGNHLHFEVRQNGTSINPNTLLEQ; encoded by the coding sequence ATGAATGATCAAAACAAACCAAAGCTGAAAGAAGAATCTCCCAAAACTGCAATGGGAGGAACTGCCGTCAAACCTTCTGCATGGAGAAAGCTGCTGTCGAAAAAATGGGTGGCACCAGCAGCATTCGTGGCCGCGGCAGCAATCATCGTAACCTTAATGTGGATCTATCGGGGAACGGAAGAGACACCTACGACAGCCGGCAACGACAGCCTCGAAATCACCGAAGGTACCGATGAAGTCGCGCTTGAAACTCCTGTCGACGACACGCTCGAAGTCGCATCTTCCAACGAGACGCTGCAATGGCCGGTGGTCAACCGCAGCGAGCTGACCGTAGCAACGCCTTTCTATGAAGCAACCGCATCGAACGAAGAGCGCCAGGCGGCGATGGTCCAAACGGGCAACACCTTTACGCCTCATACGGGTCTGGATCTGACGAGCGCCGACGAGAAGCCATTCGACGTCGTAGCCGCGCTTAGCGGACGCGTCATCGTCGTTGACAAGCACCCGATTAACGGCAATGTCATCGAGATTAAGCATGCGGACGGTATCGTCACGGTGTATCAAAGCTTGAGCGAAGTACAGGTGAAGGTTAACGAAGAAGTGAAACAGGGTTCCCTGATCGGGAAATCCGGCCGCAGCGAGATCGAGAAGGAATATGGCAACCATCTTCACTTCGAGGTTCGCCAGAACGGCACTTCGATTAACCCGAATACGCTTTTGGAGCAGTAG
- the spoIIID gene encoding sporulation transcriptional regulator SpoIIID: protein MHDYIKERTIKIGRCIVETKHTVRTIAKEFGVSKSTVHKDLTERLPEINPDLADQVKHILEYHKSIRHLRGGEATKIKYKKSTGRKREVLAAAKS from the coding sequence GTGCACGATTACATCAAAGAGCGGACCATAAAAATCGGCCGTTGTATCGTCGAGACAAAGCATACGGTTCGAACGATCGCCAAAGAATTTGGTGTATCCAAAAGCACGGTGCACAAGGATTTAACCGAGCGATTGCCGGAAATAAATCCCGATTTGGCAGACCAGGTTAAACATATACTGGAATACCACAAATCGATCCGGCACCTGAGGGGAGGAGAAGCGACGAAAATAAAATATAAGAAGAGCACGGGCCGCAAACGCGAAGTGCTGGCAGCCGCTAAATCGTAA
- a CDS encoding flagellar hook-basal body protein: MLRGLYTAAAGMIAQQHRHDTVTNNIANLNTPGFKQANAVTRSFPEMLLSLTGVEEGQGGTVGHVNTGVFAEESLSIQLQGDLTQTNRSSDFAIISDIEVPGMAFDSSGKYVAPDGQTTFRPQAFFTVRDAAGETRYTRGGKFSLDTQGFLITGDGSQVLGQGGTPIQLPANVSLDQVTITANRQLADSRTGAIVGQLLITRVDNPNDLVREGDGKFRLMGDPNTARAIAAGDRVEVRQGYIERSNVDSAQSMIDLMSALRAYEANQKVVQFYDRSLDKAVNEIGRV, from the coding sequence ATGCTGAGAGGTCTTTATACGGCTGCCGCGGGCATGATTGCCCAGCAGCACCGTCATGATACCGTAACGAATAATATTGCGAACCTGAATACGCCCGGATTCAAGCAAGCCAATGCGGTGACGCGCTCCTTTCCGGAGATGCTGCTCTCGCTTACAGGTGTGGAAGAGGGACAGGGCGGAACAGTCGGGCATGTCAATACGGGCGTGTTCGCCGAAGAAAGTCTGTCGATCCAGCTTCAAGGGGATTTGACACAGACGAATCGCTCCTCCGATTTTGCCATTATTTCCGATATCGAAGTGCCGGGGATGGCGTTCGATTCATCCGGGAAGTACGTCGCGCCGGACGGACAGACGACCTTCCGGCCCCAGGCTTTCTTCACGGTTCGGGACGCTGCCGGAGAAACCCGCTATACGCGCGGGGGCAAGTTCTCTCTGGATACGCAGGGCTTCCTGATTACAGGCGACGGCTCGCAGGTGCTTGGTCAAGGCGGCACTCCGATTCAGCTTCCCGCGAATGTATCGCTGGATCAGGTGACAATCACGGCAAATCGCCAATTGGCAGACTCGCGGACAGGAGCGATAGTGGGCCAGCTCCTTATTACGCGAGTGGATAATCCCAACGACCTTGTTCGGGAGGGCGACGGCAAGTTCCGTTTGATGGGGGATCCCAATACGGCACGGGCCATCGCAGCGGGAGACCGCGTTGAAGTGCGCCAAGGGTATATTGAGCGCTCTAACGTCGATTCCGCCCAATCGATGATCGACCTGATGTCGGCATTGCGAGCTTATGAAGCGAATCAGAAAGTGGTTCAGTTCTATGACCGCAGCTTGGACAAAGCGGTCAATGAGATCGGACGCGTATAA
- a CDS encoding flagellar hook-basal body protein yields MNGSMINAMVSMNSLQQKLDLLADNIANANTVGYKRKEASFEDLLSTKTQQPSGFSQPGRLTPLGFNQGWGARLGMIQPDLAQGPLKQTDEQYDVAITGDALLEVITDTAGTRAYTRNGALQLTMDNTGSSFLTTKDGYAISDVDGNRIEIPSEVQSLRIDADGSLVGETAAGAVALGQIKLVQALKPALLSQVADNLYTVADGMNVADVLRTVTAAADNDISIRQGYLEQSNVNLANEMTELINVQRAYQLSSRALSSSDTMLGLANSLRG; encoded by the coding sequence ATGAATGGCTCAATGATCAACGCGATGGTATCCATGAACAGCCTGCAGCAAAAATTGGACCTGCTGGCGGATAACATTGCGAACGCAAATACGGTAGGATATAAACGTAAGGAAGCCTCCTTCGAGGATCTGCTGTCCACGAAGACACAGCAGCCGAGCGGCTTCTCGCAGCCCGGCCGATTGACGCCGCTAGGGTTCAATCAGGGCTGGGGCGCAAGGCTTGGCATGATTCAGCCGGATCTTGCCCAGGGACCGCTGAAGCAGACGGATGAGCAGTACGACGTGGCGATTACCGGCGATGCGCTTCTCGAAGTCATAACGGATACTGCGGGCACGCGTGCTTACACGCGGAACGGGGCTCTTCAGTTAACGATGGACAATACGGGCTCCTCCTTCCTCACGACGAAGGATGGTTATGCGATTTCCGACGTAGACGGCAACCGGATTGAAATTCCGAGCGAGGTTCAATCGCTGCGAATCGATGCGGACGGAAGTCTAGTCGGCGAGACGGCGGCAGGGGCGGTTGCGCTTGGCCAGATCAAGCTGGTGCAAGCGTTGAAGCCTGCTCTTCTTTCGCAAGTGGCAGACAATTTATATACGGTGGCAGATGGCATGAATGTGGCGGACGTTCTTCGGACGGTAACAGCTGCCGCGGATAACGACATCTCGATCCGGCAAGGCTATTTAGAACAATCCAACGTCAACTTGGCCAATGAGATGACGGAATTGATTAACGTGCAGCGTGCCTATCAGTTGAGTTCAAGAGCGCTGTCCTCGAGCGATACGATGCTGGGACTGGCCAACAGCCTGCGCGGGTAA
- the mreB gene encoding rod shape-determining protein MreB, protein MFSKDIGIDLGTANVSIHVKGKGIVLDEPSVVAIESETKRVLAVGEEAHRMVGRTPGNIIAIRPLRDGVIADFEITEIMLKAFIDRVGGRSWYSRPRILICAPTNITSVEQKAIREAAERSGAKDVFLEEEPKAAAIGAGMDIYQPSGNMVVDIGGGTTDVAVLSMGDVVTASSIKVAGDKFDSAIMKYIKNKYKLLIGERTSEDIKIKIGTVYQSGRRDEMDIRGRDMVSGLPLTMTIHSDEVREALWESVITIVSAAKSVLERTPPELSADIIDRGVILTGGGALLDGLDALLAEELKVPVLIAENPMHCVVKGTGLLLDHLDRSPRKR, encoded by the coding sequence ATGTTTAGTAAGGATATCGGGATCGATTTAGGCACGGCTAATGTGTCCATTCATGTGAAAGGAAAGGGTATCGTTCTGGATGAGCCTTCGGTCGTCGCGATCGAAAGCGAAACCAAGCGCGTGCTGGCCGTAGGAGAAGAGGCCCACCGCATGGTAGGACGTACGCCAGGGAATATCATCGCAATCCGGCCGCTTCGCGACGGCGTTATCGCCGATTTCGAAATCACGGAAATTATGCTCAAAGCGTTCATCGATCGGGTAGGCGGACGCTCGTGGTATAGCCGTCCACGCATCCTGATCTGCGCGCCGACCAATATTACGTCGGTCGAGCAGAAGGCCATCCGTGAAGCGGCCGAGCGAAGCGGGGCAAAAGACGTCTTTCTGGAGGAAGAACCGAAAGCGGCTGCAATCGGCGCAGGAATGGACATTTATCAGCCAAGCGGAAATATGGTCGTCGATATCGGCGGGGGGACGACGGACGTAGCCGTGCTTTCCATGGGCGACGTCGTTACCGCCTCTTCTATTAAAGTAGCGGGCGATAAATTCGACTCCGCGATTATGAAGTACATCAAGAATAAGTATAAGCTGTTGATCGGGGAACGCACGAGCGAAGATATCAAAATCAAAATCGGTACCGTATACCAGAGCGGCCGCAGAGACGAAATGGACATCCGCGGCCGGGACATGGTATCCGGCTTGCCGCTGACCATGACGATCCATTCCGACGAAGTGCGAGAAGCGCTGTGGGAATCCGTGATCACGATTGTGTCGGCGGCTAAGTCGGTTCTGGAGCGTACGCCGCCGGAGCTGTCGGCGGATATTATCGACCGCGGCGTTATTCTGACAGGCGGCGGCGCACTGTTGGACGGGCTGGACGCGCTGCTTGCGGAAGAGCTGAAGGTCCCTGTGCTCATTGCGGAGAATCCGATGCATTGCGTCGTGAAGGGGACAGGCCTGCTGCTGGATCATCTGGACCGGTCTCCCCGCAAGCGTTAA
- a CDS encoding DNA-directed RNA polymerase subunit beta — translation METKKETAAALEGLTAAERTGLQGASSSYKSTGAPQQRKADKEQPGKSEVRVKRNPALRVFLWLLRKSIVPLLCLLAVVGGLYIGFSVIGKQPGSEVFEWSTWRHMYDLVFADS, via the coding sequence ATGGAAACGAAGAAAGAAACGGCCGCAGCGCTGGAAGGATTGACCGCTGCTGAACGTACCGGCTTGCAGGGAGCTTCATCTTCCTATAAGAGTACCGGCGCTCCGCAGCAGCGAAAGGCCGACAAGGAACAGCCCGGCAAGAGCGAAGTCCGGGTCAAGCGCAATCCGGCGCTGCGCGTCTTCCTTTGGCTGCTTCGCAAAAGCATCGTTCCGCTGCTCTGTCTACTTGCAGTTGTAGGCGGTCTTTATATCGGTTTCTCCGTTATAGGCAAGCAGCCTGGAAGCGAAGTGTTCGAATGGTCGACATGGAGACATATGTATGACCTCGTATTTGCGGATTCATAA
- the spoIID gene encoding stage II sporulation protein D has translation MERMRWRTARRRGLRIGTRRWWIGFAGGALVILIVKGLLVSNNTPIQNGKQHESMESAPIIQLEPSDGKRPVDDSSISQSGDTPDSQNADAPKGGEGPGRQDAASSVPDRQASGQQPQANEAEPVLAQSWYDRLRVRVYLTDEKKIETMPIELYVRGVLAGEMPLDFELEALKAQAIAARTYIYRRMSSGDRSGLKAVKADVNNTVQHQVYIPLEKLLTRWKGEAKEDNLAILNRAVEETKGQIITYNGEPIQAAFFSTSNGYTENAADYWEIDLPYLHSVASPWDKEISPRYKETVTMKLSTFAGKLNVKKSAVPSMRVLEKTEGRRIKTVAVGNKTFTGREIREKLGLASSQFSWKIGDGEIAITTYGFGHGVGMSQWGANGMAQSGKSAKQIVEYYYSGAKVEQASKLPMRS, from the coding sequence ATGGAACGTATGAGATGGAGAACGGCGCGCCGGAGAGGCTTGCGGATAGGGACAAGACGTTGGTGGATCGGATTTGCGGGCGGAGCCCTTGTGATTCTGATTGTGAAGGGATTGCTGGTTTCGAATAACACGCCGATCCAAAATGGCAAGCAGCATGAGAGTATGGAGTCAGCTCCGATCATTCAGCTTGAGCCGTCAGACGGGAAACGTCCGGTTGACGATAGCAGCATAAGTCAATCCGGCGATACGCCGGATTCACAGAATGCCGACGCGCCGAAGGGCGGGGAAGGACCCGGCAGACAGGATGCGGCTTCTTCCGTTCCAGATCGTCAGGCGTCCGGGCAGCAGCCGCAAGCTAATGAGGCGGAGCCCGTATTGGCTCAGAGCTGGTACGACCGGCTGCGGGTTCGCGTTTACTTGACCGATGAGAAGAAAATTGAAACCATGCCTATCGAGCTCTATGTACGCGGCGTTCTCGCCGGAGAGATGCCGCTCGATTTTGAGCTTGAAGCCTTGAAAGCACAGGCTATTGCGGCGAGAACCTATATCTATCGGAGAATGAGCAGCGGCGACCGGAGCGGCTTGAAGGCGGTGAAGGCCGATGTGAACAATACGGTCCAGCATCAAGTCTATATTCCGCTGGAGAAGCTGTTAACAAGATGGAAGGGCGAAGCGAAGGAAGACAATCTGGCTATATTAAACCGAGCTGTAGAGGAGACCAAAGGGCAGATCATCACGTATAACGGCGAACCGATTCAAGCGGCTTTCTTCTCGACAAGCAACGGGTACACGGAGAATGCGGCAGATTATTGGGAGATCGACCTTCCGTATTTGCACAGCGTTGCCAGCCCATGGGATAAAGAAATTTCACCGCGATATAAGGAAACGGTTACGATGAAGCTCAGCACGTTCGCGGGCAAGCTCAATGTCAAGAAGAGCGCCGTTCCTTCCATGCGCGTCTTAGAGAAGACGGAGGGAAGACGGATCAAGACAGTGGCGGTAGGGAACAAGACATTCACGGGTCGGGAAATAAGAGAGAAGCTTGGTCTTGCATCCTCTCAATTCAGCTGGAAGATCGGTGACGGCGAAATTGCGATCACGACGTACGGGTTCGGCCATGGGGTCGGAATGAGCCAATGGGGAGCCAATGGCATGGCGCAAAGCGGCAAGTCGGCGAAGCAAATTGTGGAATATTATTACTCGGGCGCGAAGGTCGAGCAAGCTTCGAAGCTTCCGATGCGGTCATAG